The DNA segment TGACATAACATCGAGCTctagaaagaaaacaaaaatgaaATTCTCATTTCTATCCAAATTATATCTCTTCCAGGCTGCACACATAATGGCAGGTAACAAGAACAAATGATACATCAATCTCAGAAAATTACAAAAGGTCTTATTGGAATTATGTTAGCCATGTTCATCACTCAACTCTTTCTTGTTATGGGGTTTGAAGAGTAATTACTTttgaatgatacaaccataggaGTATGTTAAAAGACTTGAACGACTTATTGCACCTCCAAACAAAACATTTTTGGGTCAAAATATGGTCATCATGGTTACTGGCAACATATTATTTATATAGAAGCTATATAATTCATCCAAATTCATAATGAAGCATTTCAGGAAACTTCTCTTCTGCAAACCACATCAAATCAAGCTATGATGAAGTTAACAGGAAAGAAATTGCTTTTAGAGCTTTTTTAACCAAAAAATTTCAACACAAACAGGATCTGCTGTGGAGATAAAAAAGCTACTCACCTCCAAAGCTTTTTCTTCGTCATATATAAATTTGGGCAACTTTTTCATTAGATCCTTCTTATCAGTACCAGTAAAAGCCTTGCTGATCTGTGAAAGGGAAAAAAGTAAGTTGCATCACAATGTAGTTCTTAGACCTTCAAGTTGGAACAATCATGCATTTACACACAACAAAATCTCAATGCAACAACAAAGATTATAATTTCTGATGTCGGCATCATTATGAATAATAAGATGAACATGAATGGCTCATACAGAGAACAGCTGGATGTAAATTGTAAAGACAATAGTCATTCACTGTTTGAGAATCACCTGAGGTGCATAGACACAACCAAGAGTACCAACAATTAATCCCCCTAAAACAAATCCACCAACAAAGGCGCTTGCACCACTTTGCCTTCCACCATCACTGAATCAAAAAAAAGTCAAGCCAACAAACTGTTAGAAACATCTATTGAAAGATATTAAAAGTTTAGAAGTAGTCTTGCCACTCGTTACCATTTTGACTTAGACCCTCGGTCAGTTTGAGACTGATCATCTCATTAGAAAATCAGTGTGGTCCTTCATCATTCATTGATAAGAACCTCATAAAGACAACGGTGTATAAATTAGGGATGTCAATTCGGGTGAGTCGGGTAGGGTTGATGCAATATGCCATTAAAAAATTGTCAACCCGAACCCGCCTAACCCGAACCAaacagattttattttttaatttttaaaaacaaaataattaaaacaaatcagaacacataataataatagtaatattttaatttaaacacaTGACAACAAAATATCacttataaataatttaaatttgaaagtatatggtagaaaatttaaattatacttgctacaaaaataaatatttaattcaaaaataaaaaagtttacaaaataaatattaaacgaAAACAGtctattatatcaatatacaataatttttttcaaacatagaATACATAAAAATGTAATCAATCTTTCTTAAatctatataaaaataaatttttaaaaattttgtgacaTATCAGGTCAACCCGGGTTGACCCGAACCCGATTAATGTTTCGGGTTAGCTTTCGGGTCCAGCACGATTTGACCCAAACCCAAAAACCCACGACCCTAACCCGACATTTTCGGGTCGACTTGTGTCGGGTACGGATCGTGCTCATTTTTGACACCCTTAGTATAAATATAGATGAACAACCCTCTTGGCTCCCCTGGAGTGTTCCAAGGTCCAAAACATGTAAAAGAAGAGAGCATGTTCACGTTCTTCAAACGAATCGAGAGGTGAATTGGAAAATGGCTGAAACTTTAGGTCAAATTAGGGCAGTCCCAAGTGCTAACAGATATGCACAAAATGTATTCGTTGCAATTTATTTATCCATATAAATAACTGTAAAAGGCCGTTTGTAATAAGAAGATGATCACAACTACAAATTCAATTAGAAGGTTAAATGTAAACTTTAATTCAGCCAGAGACTAACAGCGATAGCAATCAAATCTTGAGACGATACCTATAACTTGCTTGAACAGTGAGAATCCTTTTCTGGGAGAATGATTTGTTTGTGCCCTTCGCACTGAAAGCCAAGTAGTTGGTGTCTGCAAATTGGTCTCCTGACTTCAGAGAAGAACCTAACGAGGAAAAACAATGTTACAAATACTTATTAACCATATAGTTATCATGTCAACCAACATACAACATAGACTTTCAAAGTAAACCATCagcaaaggaaaaaaaagaTTGACACTATTTGATTCGGCAATTTAATTGTCATCAATTCTTTTGTTCTCGAGCAGCTCCACATGAAAAGTTGCAAGGGACTGGCAGACGAGATAATGCAGGCGAATTAGCAGGTCAATATCAATGGAGCTCCTTGGAACTTACATCTTTCAAACTCAAGCTTTCTGCACCTAGGTAGTTTAGCACAAACGAATTGACCGAATCTTCACCTTATATAACTCAAGCCATGTCCTCGTATCTTCACCTTATATAACTCAAGCCATGCCCTCATACTTTGCTTCAACGACCTTATTACCAAAGATACAGTGTAATATTTCTTATGCATATACAAAAGATAATAATAATGTGACGAGATTCCCAATGGAGCGTATATAATGGTTTCCCAATCACAATACCCAACCATTAGGTATGTTGATGAAGTAATGACATGCTTCCTCCAAAACAAGCCAATAAGGCATGTCCAAGGAGAGGAATGAAAAGGCAATAACACCAACAGCTTTTTGAGCAGTTGACAAAAGGATGTACAGACAAGACTATCTATGATTTTCACAATCTTTATCTAAAACACTCTCATGTCATACTAATTTAATACATTATAGCGAGGTTCTTTGTATACAAGAAAAAATCAAGCATCTGCAACAAGAAGAAAGGGCACCTGTGAACCACCAGAATTCGGATTATTTTATCTAGTGTTACATTATGAAATCAGATTTCTCGGAAACCATTCCCAGAAGATTCACCTTGTTCTTGGCGCAATTCCCCTCTCTCACACACAAACACAGTGCTAGTAAGGGAATTGAAATTCAAGCAACCACGGTACCATCCAACATTCTTTATAACATCCAAGGCAGCGAAACAGAGGTACAAGCTCAAACTCACGAGATGCATAAATGGGCTAAAAAGGAAAATGTGTAATAAACTAACAAAACACTGACTGACACCTATCTTGCTACTAGCACTTTTGACCCTTCAGAAGCTAACACTAAATCATCAACTGTCCTGTTCGAGTTCTGCACTCAAGCCACATAGAGAGATCATATTATTCAGACAACTCCACTTATCAGCTCTCACTAACTTCACCGCTCTTCGATGAATCTTATCGATGTAAATAAACTTTCAGGTAAAAGAGTGTGAAATCGGTATACCATTTCGCCCTTTATCAGCTGCAATTCTGAACCAAGTCAATCAATTTTGGCCCATACGATTAAACATTTAATGCCAACACACTCCAAACACTTTATCTTTAATCAGTTCAACAACCAATAAACTCTTCTCCGATATCATTGAAGAACGTGAAAAGAATCATAAAAATGTACACATAGATGACATCAAACCATGGGGGAAACCCAAACACCAAACAAATTGAAGTTAATCCACGTCCAAacacaaatacaacaaaattcACCGATCAAAAGCATCGAAGAACACAACCAAGCCTAAAAACGAAAGGAATCGGTAGATTTACCGCACGAAAAACGCAAGGCATCATGAGCTTTGGAAATCACGAACGGATTGGACAGAGCAGCCATTGTTGCAGCAAAATTTCAGCGAAGAAATCGTCCGAATGAGAGCGAACAAATCGAAGTAGTGATGAAAAACAGGGAGCGGGGCTAGAAATCAACTGTTGGTGAAATGGCGTAATCCTCTTGTCCTTTTATCCGTCGGTGAAATCGAAGCTGCATCGTAGATACAACGTGGCAGGGAAATGGAGCATTACCCGACCCCGGAAGTCCAGACCCGTATAAAGAAATTAGATCGGGTCAATTGATCCCGGTTCATTCTCAGCGAGGGGAGAAAGTCTATGCTAGTTTTTATGTGCTATATCCAATGATCTTTtgaaatgcaaaaacaaaaaacaaaaaaaaaaaaaaaaaaattggccgTGAATCCCTATCAAGTAGCGTCCAAAGTAGCATAGACAAAACCCAACGAGGGATCTAGCTTGGCTATCGATAATCGAAGACATCATTATTAACTAATAACTAGTGCATGGTGATGGTATCGCCGTGTTGTATATGTATTGAAAACAAATATTACACGAAATTAAAAGTTATggtttgaaatttgaatttaattataagtctatgatggtttttttttttagtttcaaTATCAAAAACATGAAATATCATTAGCAACCGCTACATACCATTCGGTGCGTATTGAGTAAATTATCTAGACTAACGCAATAACATGTAGGGTGTGTTTATTTGGCTTGATAACAATAAGATAAGCTTATTAATCCAACTTCATCCATTGTTTACttgcaaaaaaaatcaaatatctcaAAACTCAAGGCCCGTCATTCAACCTTAATTCATGGTATTAGACATCCTTAATTACACAAGGAATAACACATCCTAACTCATATTTGTGGAAAAAAATACTTATAAATCCTAATCTACCCTCCTTCAATTATTTTGTTTCTCTCCCAATTTCTTTCGGTCTCTCTCTTTTTTATAACtcaatttatcaattttattatttttgaaaaaatacatatttttatacctaataattttgataaataaaaatgcCTCCGTgtgaatcaataataatttagtTCAAAAATAACTCAATCCAAATTATATGAATATAAAATCAAGCATAAGATTGTATATCATAAGTGGAGGGTAAAACTGTCTTTCATCATTCAATCAGtatttaaatcccaaaattaataACTCGAAGTAAACATGTTATTGTTTTATCTatcattattttaaatccttcaaaattattttaataatcctGATATGATTTATCCATGTGTAATCTCATCCCACTAAGTAAACGCAGCCGTAAAAAATAAGTCACGGTCGTCTTTAAAAAATTGGAGGCATTAGAAGAATTTTTAGATGATGATACCG comes from the Henckelia pumila isolate YLH828 chromosome 1, ASM3356847v2, whole genome shotgun sequence genome and includes:
- the LOC140874994 gene encoding uncharacterized protein, which encodes MAALSNPFVISKAHDALRFSCGSSLKSGDQFADTNYLAFSAKGTNKSFSQKRILTVQASYSDGGRQSGASAFVGGFVLGGLIVGTLGCVYAPQISKAFTGTDKKDLMKKLPKFIYDEEKALEKQRKKLAEKIEQLNSAIDNVSNQLRSDEPPNGSVVSSDDIEAII